A genomic stretch from Numida meleagris isolate 19003 breed g44 Domestic line chromosome 2, NumMel1.0, whole genome shotgun sequence includes:
- the MYD88 gene encoding myeloid differentiation primary response protein MyD88: MATVPADAGSAPDSEPAPADLHAVPMVALNYGVRRRLGLYLNPRAATAADWTALAEELGCDYLEIRRLEALPDPTAALLDEWQSRCPGGATVGQLLELLRQLGRHDVLLELAGSVEEDCKKYLRRKQQETERPLQVPAVDSSVPKTSELMGITTRDDPYGHGTEMFDAFICYCQKDIHFVQEMIRELEQTEFKLKLCVFDRDVLPGTCVWSISGELIERRCRRMVVVVSDDYLESDECDFQTKFALSLSPGARLKRLIPVKCKTMKNEFPSILRFITICDYTNPCTKKWFWTRLAKSLLLP; the protein is encoded by the exons ATGGCCACGGTGCCGGCGGACGCGGGCTCCGCTCCCGACTCCGAGCCGGCGCCGGCGGACCTGCACGCCGTGCCCATGGTGGCCCTCAACTACGGCGTGCGGCGCCGCCTCGGCCTCTACCTCAACCCGCGGGCGGCGACCGCCGCCGACTGGACGGCGCTGGCGGAGGAGCTGGGCTGCGACTACCTGGAGATCCGGCGGCTGGAAGCGCTGCCCGACCCCACGGCCGCGCTGCTGGACGAGTGGCAGAGCCGCTGCCCCGGCGGAGCCACCGTGGGTCAACTGCTGGAGCTCCTGCGGCAGCTGGGCCGCCACGAcgtcctgctggagctggccgGCAGCGTGG AGGAGGACTGCAAGAAGTACTTAcgaaggaagcagcaggagactGAGCGGCCGCTGCAGGTCCCAGCGGTGGACAGCAGCGTGCCGAAGACGTCCGAGCTGATGGGCATCACCACGAGGGATGATCCGTACG gGCATGGAACGGAGATGTTTGATGCCTTCATCTGCTACTGTCAGAAGGACATTCACTTTGTCCAggagatgatcagagagctggagcaaaCGGAGTTCAAACTGAAGCTGTGTGTATTTGATCGGGATGTCTTGCCAGGAACATGTGTGTGGTCCATCAGTGGAGAACTCATAGAAAGAAG GTGTCGGAGAATGGTGGTCGTCGTTTCAGATGATTACCTGGAAAGCGATGAATGTGATTTTCAGACCAAATTTGCTCTTAGTCTTTCCCCAG GTGCGCGTCTCAAGCGGCTGATTCCAGTCAAGTGCAAGACCATGAAGAACGAGTTCCCAAGTATCTTGCGGTTCATTACAATCTGTGATTACACCAATCCTTGCACCAAAAAATGGTTCTGGACAAGACTGGCAAAATCTCTCTTGCTGCCATGA